The following are from one region of the Mycolicibacterium helvum genome:
- the pip gene encoding prolyl aminopeptidase, whose product MSGRRLFPEPQVYDHGLLDVGDGNRIYWEVRGNPVGRPALVVHGGPGSGRPRGAHKGFDPDVFQVVSFDQRGCGDSIPSATNASTDMTHNTTEHLLADMETLREHLGVDSWLLYGGSWASTLILAYAERHPERVIGIVLVGVTMTRPQEIDWLYHGLRLLLPIEWERFRAGVPDQDRNGNLVDAYRRLMESPDPAVREQAARDWCAWEDAVIAHEHLGNPGQYSAKPDAAKLAFVRICTHYFAHCAWLEEGQLLRDAYRLKGIPGVLIHGRLDLSGPLLTAWELAQAWPDAELKIIDDSGHTGSPAMRAAVLDAIAQFDPALSRF is encoded by the coding sequence GTGTCTGGACGGCGATTGTTCCCCGAGCCGCAGGTGTATGACCACGGGCTCCTCGATGTGGGTGACGGCAACCGTATCTACTGGGAGGTCCGAGGCAACCCGGTTGGTCGGCCTGCGCTCGTCGTTCACGGCGGCCCGGGATCTGGAAGGCCGCGCGGAGCCCACAAGGGCTTTGATCCCGATGTGTTCCAGGTCGTGTCGTTCGACCAGCGTGGGTGCGGTGACAGCATTCCCAGTGCGACCAATGCGTCGACCGATATGACCCACAACACCACCGAACACCTGCTGGCGGACATGGAAACGCTGCGCGAGCACCTCGGCGTCGACAGTTGGCTGCTCTACGGCGGATCGTGGGCGTCTACCCTGATCCTCGCCTACGCCGAACGCCACCCGGAAAGGGTGATCGGCATTGTCTTGGTGGGGGTCACCATGACACGACCACAAGAGATCGACTGGCTGTACCACGGACTACGCCTGTTGTTGCCGATCGAATGGGAACGGTTCCGCGCTGGGGTGCCCGACCAAGACCGCAACGGCAACCTCGTCGATGCTTATCGGCGGCTGATGGAGAGCCCCGATCCCGCGGTGCGAGAGCAGGCCGCTCGCGACTGGTGCGCTTGGGAGGATGCCGTCATCGCGCACGAACACCTCGGCAACCCCGGCCAGTACAGCGCCAAACCGGATGCGGCGAAGCTGGCGTTTGTCCGGATATGTACGCACTACTTCGCCCACTGCGCATGGCTGGAAGAGGGGCAGCTGTTGCGCGATGCTTACCGCCTCAAGGGAATTCCCGGAGTGTTGATCCATGGCCGCCTCGATCTGTCCGGCCCGTTGCTCACCGCGTGGGAACTCGCTCAGGCTTGGCCTGACGCCGAACTGAAGATCATTGACGACTCCGGTCACACCGGCAGTCCGGCAATGCGGGCCGCCGTCCTCGACGCCATCGCCCAGTTCGACCCAGCGCTGTCTCGCTTCTAA
- a CDS encoding ArnT family glycosyltransferase encodes MGDMATTLSMPGAPVPGVDSQVTGRFGLSSTAWRRIALGALLLATAITYLWNITINGMGNGFYAGAAQAGSKNWEALLFGSVDPDNFITVDKPPVSQWVMGLSGQIFGFSSASMLIPEALMAVGAVALLYGAVRRISGTGAALFAGAAFALTPVVALMFRYNNPDAVMVLLMMFGAYCSVRAMERASAKWLMLAGAALGFAFLAKMLEGLMVAPAIGLAYLLIAPTTLRRRLVHLVAALGTFLLSSGWFVALTLLWPASSRPYLAGSTDNNFMNLVIGYNGLARILGRNQSDGPAKGTGPPAGFDQHGDFGGFGRQNPGLTRLFTGEFGFEMGWLLPAALLGLVFVLVVRARAPRTDLIRGGAVLFGGWLLVDGLVLSFMKGMVHPYYCLSVVPAMVALVAIGGREMWRGRDRIYGRISLFAMILMTGVWSWWLLDRNADWVPALRWAILAVTVVASVVLLLALSTRRCRLAAAALVLGVLAGGTGSAAYAFATIGQSHDGGGAQVGPAQPVRNGASGHGRQDQDGDNAQLDGLLEATDTKWSAAVNGSSAAAGLELATNTSVMAIGGFGGSDPVPSLTQFQADVANHQIGYYIAPGNQGGPGRGNQHADITAWVAANFAAKTVGSDTVYDLGTSP; translated from the coding sequence ATGGGTGACATGGCCACAACTCTTTCCATGCCAGGCGCCCCGGTTCCTGGTGTGGATTCGCAGGTCACCGGCCGGTTCGGGTTGTCCAGCACGGCCTGGCGTCGAATTGCGCTCGGCGCGTTGCTATTGGCCACCGCGATCACCTATCTGTGGAACATCACGATCAATGGGATGGGCAACGGTTTCTATGCCGGTGCGGCACAGGCTGGTTCGAAGAACTGGGAGGCGCTGCTGTTCGGGTCGGTCGATCCGGACAACTTCATCACCGTGGACAAACCGCCGGTCTCCCAATGGGTGATGGGCTTGTCCGGCCAGATCTTCGGGTTCAGCAGCGCCAGCATGCTGATACCGGAAGCGCTGATGGCGGTGGGTGCGGTGGCACTGCTCTACGGCGCGGTACGCCGGATCTCAGGGACCGGAGCTGCCTTGTTCGCCGGCGCGGCGTTCGCACTGACTCCGGTGGTGGCGTTGATGTTCCGCTACAACAACCCCGACGCGGTCATGGTTCTACTCATGATGTTCGGTGCCTACTGCAGTGTCCGGGCGATGGAACGGGCCAGCGCCAAGTGGCTGATGTTGGCTGGCGCCGCCCTGGGTTTCGCCTTCCTGGCCAAAATGCTTGAAGGACTGATGGTCGCACCGGCGATCGGCCTGGCTTACCTCCTCATCGCACCGACAACGTTGCGCCGCCGGCTGGTTCATCTGGTGGCGGCGCTCGGCACCTTCCTGTTGTCGTCGGGCTGGTTCGTCGCGCTGACACTGTTGTGGCCCGCGTCGTCCCGGCCGTATCTGGCGGGCTCGACGGACAACAACTTCATGAATCTGGTCATCGGCTACAACGGCCTGGCAAGAATTCTCGGGCGCAACCAAAGCGACGGGCCCGCGAAAGGCACCGGCCCGCCTGCTGGGTTCGACCAGCACGGCGACTTCGGTGGCTTCGGTCGGCAGAATCCCGGCCTCACCAGACTTTTCACCGGTGAGTTCGGGTTCGAGATGGGCTGGCTGCTTCCTGCGGCGCTGCTCGGACTGGTGTTCGTCCTGGTAGTGCGCGCCCGTGCACCGCGAACCGACCTGATTCGGGGCGGGGCCGTGCTGTTCGGCGGCTGGCTGCTGGTCGACGGACTCGTCTTGAGCTTCATGAAGGGGATGGTCCACCCGTACTACTGCCTGTCGGTGGTTCCGGCGATGGTCGCGCTGGTCGCGATCGGGGGTCGCGAGATGTGGCGTGGCCGCGACCGCATCTACGGCCGAATCAGTTTATTTGCAATGATTTTGATGACCGGTGTGTGGAGCTGGTGGCTGCTGGACCGTAACGCGGACTGGGTGCCCGCGTTGCGTTGGGCGATTCTCGCCGTGACAGTCGTCGCGTCCGTCGTGCTGCTGCTGGCGCTGAGCACCCGCCGGTGTCGACTGGCGGCGGCGGCTCTGGTCCTCGGTGTCCTCGCCGGGGGAACCGGTTCGGCCGCATATGCATTCGCGACCATAGGCCAGTCGCATGACGGCGGCGGAGCCCAGGTCGGGCCCGCGCAGCCGGTGCGCAATGGCGCTTCGGGGCATGGCCGGCAGGACCAGGATGGGGACAACGCCCAGCTCGACGGCCTCCTGGAAGCCACCGACACGAAATGGTCGGCAGCGGTGAACGGATCGTCCGCGGCGGCCGGTCTCGAGTTGGCGACCAATACCTCGGTGATGGCGATCGGCGGATTCGGGGGAAGCGACCCGGTTCCCTCGTTGACCCAGTTCCAGGCCGACGTCGCCAACCACCAGATTGGCTACTACATCGCGCCGGGCAATCAGGGTGGGCCTGGCCGCGGTAACCAGCACGCCGATATCACCGCGTGGGTGGCGGCCAACTTCGCTGCCAAGACCGTCGGATCCGACACGGTGTACGACCTGGGTACCAGTCCGTAA